A region of Zeugodacus cucurbitae isolate PBARC_wt_2022May chromosome 5, idZeuCucr1.2, whole genome shotgun sequence DNA encodes the following proteins:
- the LOC128922078 gene encoding uncharacterized protein LOC128922078, with the protein MDSDMPTTPTPAVRSTIQVTRPGPTPAPRNPATIAPPTAARASRTNPTPVPAGPQRTRCPLCRRPHRLPHCSIFKKMLPLLRQQVAQAHGHCLNCLATTHSTPECTSSYGCQICMRMHHTLLHRDGGQQPAPHDRGTNRRSQTNHVARRQPQHSRSRRPHYSPFTRRRPHRSPSRRSTGLSNVVATLQQLQRLLG; encoded by the coding sequence ATGGATAGCGATATGCCCACTACACCAACGCCAGCCGTGCGGTCAACAATCCAAGTAACACGCCCGGGGCCCACTCCAGCCCCTCGCAACCCTGCGACCATAgcgccaccaaccgctgcccgtGCATCACGCACGAACCCGACGCCGGTACCAGCAGGTCCGCAGCGCACCCGATGCCCCCTTTGTCGGCGCCCACATCGGTTGCCACACTGCAGCATATTCAAGAAGATGCTACCGCTGCTACGACAACAGGTCGCCCAGGCACATGGCCACTGCCTGAATTGCTTGGCGACTACCCACTCCACGCCGGAGTGTACTTCCAGCTATGGGTGCCAAATATGCATGCGGATGCATCACACCCTCCTACATCGAGATGGCGGACAACAACCTGCCCCCCATGACCGTGGTACAAACCGACGCTCGCAGACGAACCATGTTGCACGTAGGCAACCTCAGCATTCTCGCAGTCGACGCCCACACTATAGCCCATTCACGCGCCGCCGTCCACACAGGTCGCCGTCTCGCCGGTCCACTGGGCTCAGCAATGTGGTGGCCACTTTACAGCAGTTGCAACGACTACTAGGCTAA